Part of the Esox lucius isolate fEsoLuc1 chromosome 25, fEsoLuc1.pri, whole genome shotgun sequence genome, CGTGAGGTGTTAATTACTGCCTTTGTGTAGATAATttctgtttgtgtatatgtggggcACGTGTATGTGCTTTTCGTTCCTGCCCAAAGTGGTTGTTGATCGTTGATTGACTGTGAATGTCAATAATTTGACAGGTGCAGAGTGGCGGAGAACATGGCAACGGGGGGAACCTCCTTTGACGAGCAGGAGCTGCACAACTGGACCGTCACCAACGGCAGCAGCTTGGAGGACAGGCTCAACAACATggtgggaggagaagagggagaccATGCTCTGTTCCTTATGTGCtgtgctacttttgaccagacaCTTGTTCACGTTCACAAATCAGTCACTATATTGAGAATATCATGTCAATCTGGAACACTGAGAGTAGCACCTAAATGTATCCTAACTAGAGATTTGTAGTAGTAACTCACTATTATGCAATCTGTCGGTTGTCATGCAGGGGTTTTACTTTAATGTAGGTCTGGTAATGATTCAGGCCGCTGGTTGACTGTAGCCTGTCTGTCCTACTTTGCTTACAATGCTGACCAAATCGAGGCATCAATTTGAAATGGAGTGTTACAAGTGCATTGCACTTACCCTTTGGGGAAGAGCAGAGTGCTTATCAAGCAAGTGCCAGATCCAGGACCCAGGGCTACCTTCAATACCGGGTTATGAGGATGTAAAGCTGGTTGCTTTTTAGTCTCTAGGTTGAAATTCCCACTAGGAATGCATCTAAGATGAGTTTGTAAGTCTTCCCCTTAACCATTGGCACAAGGAAATGTGAAACTGGCCCAGAATCAAGAGTGTAGGGATACTTCACCGAAACATTCCTTCTAAATGCTACCTGTCCCCTCCAACCCTCCCCCGTCAGGACTGGGGTGTCCAGCAGAAGAAGGCGAACCGCTCGTCCGAGAAGAACAGAAAGAAGTTCTCGGCCGGCGGAGTCACGGAGAGCCGGCTGACCAACGACATCTCCCCGGAGTCTACACCGGGCGCGGGGAGGAGGAGGGCCCGCACCCCCCACTCCTTCCCCCATGTTAAGTACACCACCCAGATGTCTGTGCCGGATCAGGCTGAGCTGGACCGCCTGAGGCAGAGGATCAACTTCACTGACCTGGACGAGGTGTGTGTAGCCAAGTTTCTCCCAACAGCTTTGCAATCTCAatcatctctctttttttttttaaactccatgctttacggtggTAATGAGGTTCGTCTGTTAAATGCCATTGTTTTGTATTCACCAAGTGTGGCATTTGGCGTGGTGGCAAAACAACTCCACCATTGACTCATCTATCCAAAGCACTTTGTTTCTGTAGTTTTGGTcattacccaggtgttgtctggcaaacgtcTGTTGTATCTTGATATTAATTCTTGAGAGACGTCTTCTTGACCTCACATGTGAGCCAAGTTCGTgttgtctctttctgacagttgactaatACACATATTGGAGCAAAGAGGCGTGTGGATTCTCTGATGTTACCCTGGAGTTCTTAGAGACCTCTCTGAGCATGTTTCGGTCAGCTCTTGGGCTGGATTTGGATAATTGCGGTTTTACAATCCTCTTCCTGGTTGGAGTTGGGGAATTGTTTGAAACAGGGTGGTTCTTCAAATTGCGTAATGAggaatgatttttttttgttttgtcttcttATGTCTTTCTATGGCTTGCGCTAACATGTCCACATCCCCGGTTGGGTTTTGCCAGAGGAGCATAGGCAGCGACTCCCAGGGCCGCGTCACCGCAGCCAATAACCAGCGCCAGCTGGCGGCCGAGAACAAGAAGCCCTTCAACTTCCTGCCGCTGCACGTCAACACCAACAAGAGCCGTGAAGCACCCTCCGCCTCTGCCCCCTCCACCCCGTCCGTTGTGGCTACTGCCAAGAAGCAGAGCCCCGGCTCAGTCCGCAGGGAGGCCTTTGCCCCGTCTTTGCCCGGCAAGGACCTGCCGGGGCTGGGTAGAGGGGCAGAGAGACTTCCTCCACCCTCCGTGGACGACGGAAGGGATGATCCCAACATCGACAGCAGCCAGGTAGCTAACGTCCAGGCACCTGGCTTTACTGGAAGTCAAGTGCTTGtcagaatgttgtttttattttctttatattctGTCAGTGTCAAGTGATTAATCAACAATTTGGCTGCTGACCAGTTTTTCCTACACCACAGTTTCCCCATATCCCCAGAACATAACGTAGCAGCTTATCTGACCGGTCCCCAACCAAACATGACCATCATCAATTAAATGAGGCTCTGGACAAACTGAGTTTCCTTCAGAGTTCTGTTAGAATTTCCTGCCCATGGTATAACATTAACTAACGAACAAACACTTTTTGTATATTTGTCCAAGGCTACTGGCGCCGGATAGATTATATTGGTTATTTAGTCATCGGAGGCTAGTTTGGCTAGTTTACCTGGAGGAGAAATATGTACAAAAGGTTGCTTTTCTGGTCCATATCAGCCCTTGTATTCCTCCATCGCTTGAAAGTGATGCCTGTATTTTAGTTCTCTTCAGCTGCATTCCAATATCTTTGGGAGGGGAAAGGCACAATTACCggacaaaaaataaacacatgaaaACCACCAGGAAGACACTAATGCTATGAGTATGGCTACAATAGTGAACTGTACAaccaagggccctgaagacggATTGTCAGCCACCCGCTTGGCTGTTAtgcagaccaggtgctgtttaatattggcatggctggtcagggactgttgGCGAatgttgtcagtgcctttgtaaaaagacccacatttgtccCCTGTAGCTGGGATCAAACGACTCTGTGCATCCGAGTTCCATAGAAGTCAAAAAAAGTCAACCGTTTTTTGCACTGAAGTAATACGTTTCAGCTTGCAGTTATCCTACACTGCCTTTTTCTGATTGAGTGACTCGCATGGGTTTTTaacaataccagacagccaTGCGTCACATCTGCTCAACACTTGACTGGCCCAACAGCGCACGAAAGGAGCTGCAAGGTAGTTATTTGTGCGTGTGCCAGATTACTAAATGACTGGAGGTTGTCAAGTTTATAATgcgatttattatttttgtcaatcTCTAAAGAAATTGGCAGTGGCCCAATTGGgacagtgacttgctagtttTAGTAGTCCGACTTTACTAGTCTGACTACTTTTTACTGGCTTGGAGCCCTGCATTTTAAAGTAGATACGGACATTTTCAAAGGCTCCTTTAAGGAACTACTATTAACTACTTTAATCCATTGTTTGGCTGCTAATCTCAGCAGATATGGCTGACTTAATCTAATAAAGTCATCAAATAAAACCAAGTAATGTATGATTCTGAAATATTATGTAAGTAAATGTTCTGTTAAGCTCATTTTAAGGAGCTTGGTGCTTGCAACtgcagggttgtgggtttgattctcaTGGGGGCCAGTATGAAATTATATGGACTCACAATTTCAAACTGCTCTGGATTAAACGTATTATGCATTACTTTAAGgtacttttatattatatttgatAATTACCACAGTCAGGCCAAacccaacaaaatgttttgtcactAGTTCAATGTGCATTTAATAtgacatatttatttaaattgcaGCAGTAATGAAATccatattattttgtaataattgaaTCCATACTTAAATATAGGACAATGCAAACACAATGAAGGTTACTTTAGTTCTGGGTAATAAACAAggtccatttaaaaatgtaaagataaaaaTTTTCAGACATTTCTATATAAATGGCATACCTTTTACAGCATTTTGCCCCCTCCCCATTCCCAGTCTGAGCTTGCTCTGACCTCATCGTTCCGGGCTGTGTTCAACCTATCACATGGTGTTCTGTGCTCATGCTTCTATATGCAAAGTAGAACAGGAACAGGAGGCAAGCAACTCTGTGATGAAACCAATGTGTATTTAGGGCAACTTAAAAATACTCCGCCGCGGCCATATCCCGAGTGAGCTCTGCCCTCGTTTAGTTAGATCTAGGTAGTGGCCTGGTGCCTTCTCGCTCGCCCCTTCTCTTTCACGTCTTTCTCCGTCGGTCTGTCATTGATACCCGCTCGCACGCAGTCTTTCTCTGTCACACATCTCATACGCGCCCGCACGCCCTGTCTCTTAACCCTTTCAGGTGGTAAGCAAGCTGGTGCAAATTCGGGAGTACATCGGAAAGGCCAGCTCCATGCGGGATGACCTGGTTGAGAAGAACGACATTCCGGCCAACGTGGAACGCCTGTCCCACCTCATCGCCCACCTCAAGGAGCAGGAGAGGTCTTACCTCCGGTTCCTGCAGAAGATGCTGGTCAGTAGAGTATGATGGCTGATGGtattcctctgtctttctctctccctctcgtattttgttgaatgtttctcttttctttatttttttctcattaatTTGGTATGAAATTAGCTGTTTTACTTGCTTTGTATCTTTAGCAGTCATAAACAAAGGACCGTCTCTTAGAAATGTCTGAAATGCCTGCTTCTGCATGTTAACAGAGCCTGGTTCTTTTGATTTTCAGTATgcgtgttcacactgcaccttagcTTAGGACTAAGAGCCTCTTAAGCCCAGGGCTAAGGGAGATtttagcccagggctaagcaagtgttcacacttgcacattttgaagtgggctagcaccatccttagcctagggctagctggccctgctctggagcagggttaACACAGACTTATCAGGGCTAGCCCCAAAAACAGTGAGAAACGGGGTCTAGAAAAATTATATACGTTTGTCtaatcacaaaacctgccctttTACTTAATTTACACACGCTCTCGACACTTGCCGTCACCGACAGctacaatgtatttctattttggtCCTCTCACTCAGCAAaatttgtcatttcattataCCTGCTAAATCGTAATGAAGTAGTTATTGCATCTTGCTTTGAATGTAAATCCAGCAAATATGTAGAAAGAATAAAGGCTGACTAGTCACATTCTCTGCCTCGTGTTCATATTTTCACGtcgctctttttctctttctttgcgtAGTTTTAACAAAGTTGTGAAAGTTAATACCGACAAGGTGGGCATTTTGATCAACTGATTTCATGAAGTCGTTAATTGAAGCATGGTAGTGTAACGTTGATCGCGTGTCAGTGATGTACTTGTAACATTTGTAGCTTGTCATAGATAGAATGTAAAATAGTCTATTGTCATGTTTGtccgttagcccagggcttaggaatgCAAGTGTGAagccttagcccagggttaactAATTCTTGTGAACATAGGCTATGCTAACACAGGGCCAGTCTTTGCCTGGGGGCTAAGATAGGGCAGGTCTTAGTACAATGTAGTGTGAAAAGGCCTATTGATGTTGTAAGCCAATCGTGTTGTTTTGGAAAACTCCACTGCACCCTGGTCATGTATTCTTAATGCCCTGGTAACAGACAAACGTCCTTGTATCTGGTTCTGTTTGGAACTCAATATAGGACACGCGTTGCTTCCTAACTGCTGGATGTCACGCTGACAATTGTATCTCGACAGCAGCATGTCTTGCTATCGTTTTAGGCTGACACCTCCGGCATGCTTTTTTCATCATGGTTTGTGTTCAAGGGCTGTCTGTTCAGTCACTTTCAGCATCCTGCTGAAGATTTCTTTTCAGTGTAAACACTGCTCAAGTATTCACTTTGAGGTCAGGTAGTGAAAGAGGGACAGGGAGTGCATCTGTTGAAAAAAGGTCCTTTGTGACTTATTGGGCTTTGTGCGTTGAGCTGGTTAGTGATTAGCTGAAGCTGAGTTATGATAGCTGACCCTcagcactgactgactgatttacTGACCGACCGTTGAAACGGGGCTGGCGAGCAAAGGAACGGAGCGATAGTGGGAGACGACCGTCGTCTCGCTGACACGCTCGACGCCTATAATCCAACAGACTCCTTTCTCCGGCCCTTCTCCTTCTGCAGGCAAGGGAGAACGAGGAGGACGAGGCTGGAACGATGGACTCAGCCTTGGGTTCCGGCTCATTGCCTGAGAGCACCTCCCTCAACATCGAGGTGCGCTCCTCGGATGCCTCCAATGCTACGGTAAGTAACAGTAGacgaccccccccctccccgtgaCTATTTGTCAACATATCAGGCATTGCCATGGGTACATTTCCACCATAGGTCTTTCTTCCTGTTTCCTGCAGGATTGTGTTGTCAATCAAAGGCAATGTTCTTTCATGTCATTGTGTTTACAGTAACATATTGTTGCGCTAAGTGTTCTTTACATGGTAGCTAGGTACACCAGCCTGTCAGAGGTAGATTTAATAGCAACccaggttttttttaaatgtattttttataccAGGCAATGTTTTCTCCCAATTACACCATCAAACACAGAAGAATAACCAGGATGCTGTGTAATGTTTCTACATAATGCTTGTATTCTTAGTAACATATACCATGTTTATTTAGCAACATTTTCCCTGGCAGTAGTCAGTGTTCCCTAGCACTGCACATCAAACCTAGATTTCCTGGCGTCCCCAAACTGGACGCTCGCGCTTCAGCCAAAATAGACGGTTGTTTTGTTGTAGGTTTCTACATTCAGCTGCAGTATTGTTACGCTGAAAGAAATTCTGCTGTTCACCCCCGCATTCTCAAAGGAGACAAACAGTGAATGTAATGATGGACTAGGCAGAATTCAGCTTGCGCTGGCGGTTTTCTCACATCTCCGTCTGTGTGTTGGTCAGGGCCGGGTAGCAGAGCGTAGCGACCAGAAGGAAGAGCTGGAGAACCTGCGGCGGCAGCACGAGCTGCTGAAGAAGATGCTGGAGCAGCAGGAGCAGCTCCGGGCCCTGCAGGGCCGCCAGGCAGCACTACTGGCCATGCAGCACACCAGCCAGCACGCCGTGGACGACACCGGTGAGAGACGAGCACCGGCACGCGGAGGGGAACGCGTGTTACTGTCTCAGTGCTAcgttaataataaaataatcatcTTTATCAGACTTTGGGTTTGGTTAGAATTTGGGTTTAGAATTGGGGTTCAttttaggggttaggttaagttGAGCATAAAGGTTAGATTAAGGTTTAGTATTGGGTAAAATTCTTAACTGCTAAATAGGCAGTCCTTACTGTGGTAGtaaaccgtgtgtgtgtgtgtgtgtgcgcagtgCCAACCGAGACCACCGGCAGTGTGTCAGGGCTGAGCATCACCTCAGAGCTGAATGAGGAGCTCAACGACCTAATCCAACGCTTCCACAACCAGCTCCACGACACCCAGGTACCAGCCGGTTTAATGGGTCGTGCAAAACGCCTTCACCGTTTCCCTTCATTCTGACGCAGAATGAATCCAACTTGGGCAAACATGGAACATAATTTGTGTagtgtttctgtgttctgtcctTATGTTGTTAACCATCAGCAGCAACAGTTAACCGTAAGGTTGTGTTGTGGGGTGTCAGTTTATGGTGATTCTGATTACCCTGTTAACCCATATGTAGGCCGTGTCTGCTAATGTTGTGCGCGGTGGCCGTGTCTGCTAATGTTGTGCGCGGTGGCCGTGTCTGCTAATGTTGTGCACGGTGGCCGTGTCTGCTAATGTTGTGCACGGTGGCCGTGTCTGCTAATGTTCAGCGCCGTCTCTTGCCCCAGACCAAGGCTGTAGTCCCAGACAACCGCCGACAAGCCGAgagcctctccctctcccgtGAGGTGTGCCGCTCCCGTTCCTCTCAGCCGCCTCCCCGCTCGTCCACCGCCTCGTCCTCCTTCCTCCACCCCACAGCCCTGACCTCCGCCCCCCCCGCGTTGCCCTCGGCGGCCAGCGCCAAGCTAACCAAGCTGCAGGAGCTACAGGACAAGAAGCAGACCATGGACAAGATCCTGCAGGAGCTGCATTCCCTCCGAGACCAGACCCTCAACAACAACTCCTGTGAGTGCCCAGGCCAGTTACGGCCGCATGGTGGGAAGTGTGTAGTGCGAAACACAATATACTTGTTAGTTATCTCTGAGTTAAATTGTCTTTGACTGTCTGTGGATTGTTTATATGTAGCTTGTCCTCTTTCCACCAAGGTCGCGTTGCCGGCGAACCCCTTCCCTCTCAGCAAAGCCTGGGTCTGGGCTCCTCCTCGGATCGCCCCTCTGCCCTATACAGGGAACCTAACGGGGCCTCTGCCATGAGACAGGACCCATCTCCTTCCTACCGGCCCTCCACGCATCCCCAGCACGAGGACGCCCCAGCAGATAAACTCCGGTAATAAACTCTGACTTAATAAATGTATTCCTGCCCGTGCACAGCCTGCCAAGTGTGTATTTCAGGGACAGGACTATTGTGTTCAAATCCCCAAGCTGCAAAATCTGTTCTTCCCTTAAGCATGAGTCTTAATTGCTACTGTACtgtcgctctggataagggaATCTGCTAAATAAATCAAACATAAGAAACAAACGAAAACATGTTTAGTTGTGTGCCCCTGTGAGTTTGTACCAACAAAGCAAAGGAGATAAGCAGAAGGTACTCACTTTGACTTATGGCTCTTCAGCTGCCTGCACCAGAGAAATACACAGTTGTTCCAGACAAACGACCCCCTCCTATCCATTTAGCAGTCTGAGAAAACTACAAATCCAATTAGTCAAGTCTCTCCTGTTTATTGAATGTGGTCGTCACCTTCTCTTTTCCCTTTCTTAAGTCCCCATACGTTCCCTGACAAACCTTTTGAAACGTGACCTGAAAGGAAGAGCCAGCTTGCAGTCCTTTTCATTCCTTGACATTTTGAATTGGaacctccccccacctcctcgCAGGAAGCTGAAGGAGGTGCACAAGCGTCTGAACGAACTGCGCGAGCTGGTGCAGTACTACGAGCAGACGTCCGACATGATGGTGGACACGGTCAACGAGAACGTGAAGGAGGAcgacgaggaggaggatgaggaggaaacaGAGGAGGACGGCTCCATGCTCGAGGCGATGTTCGACTCGGAGCAGGAGAACCGCCGCCCCCCCGTCACCAATATCAGGTTGTGGAAGAGATGCAGACGGTGGTCACGCTTTTTTTTGATGGGTTCTGTCAGTTACAGCTGAAGTGCCATTTAAGCTACTATTCCTAATCCCTTGTCTTTCCCCTGGTCAGAAACCCACAGCACCCTGGGAACTGGACGGATATGAACAGCCTGACCAACGGCCgcggagggggaggggggggcgcCAACAACCGCTCCGACGGGAGACTCAACACCGAGTGTGAGATCAACAACCGCTCGGCCGCCGCCAACCTCCGCAGCCTCAACATCCCCTCGGCCATAGGTCaggccgcacacacacacacacacacacacacacacacccccttaACACTAACCTTCAGTGTCCCTGCCCCCAACAGAGTGTCAGTACAACAGTGACCGCCCCTACAACCAGGTCAAAGACCACAACCACACTGACCGCCGAAACGACGATGACGACGCCTTGGAGGATGAAGAGCGAGTGCCAGGACGCCGTGGTCAGGATAGCGAGGGCTCGGGGTCGAGCCAGAGGAGCAGCCTAGCCAACGACGACGCAGACTTTGCCCACAAGGTCCACCGGTTGCAAACGGCCAAGCAGAAACTCCGGCAGCTGCAGGAGCTCGTGGCCATGGTGCAGGTCAGACGTCTGGGAGGAGAACACCCTCTCATACACACTCACTACTTGAATGACACagactgatgtttttttgtttagattattttacacatccccccccccccccccgtctctcctGCTCCGTCTCACAGAGTGACGATACAGACGCCACCACGGCCAACGAGGATGAGAGCCTCCGACACCAGCAGCCCAATAACACCCGAGCTGCTGCCTCCTCCGCAGCCAAGAGCCCCAGGGACCTCGCCCTCACTGACAAGGCCAGGTACGGTTAGAGCCCCAGGGACCTCGCCCTCACTGACAAGGCCAGGTACGGTTAGAGCCCCAGGGACCTCGCCCTCACTGACTAGGCCAGGTACGGTTAGAGCCCCAGGGACCTCGCCCTCACGGACTAGGCCAGGTACGGTTAGAGCCCCAGGGACCTCGCCCTCACGGACTAGGCCAGGTACGGTTAGAGCCCCAGGGACCTCGCCCTCACGGACTAGGCCAGGTACGGTTAGAGCCCCAGGGACCTCGCCCTCACTGACAAGGCCAGGTACGGTTAGAGCCCCAGGGATCTCGCCCTCACTGACAAGGCCAGGTACGGTTAGAGCCCAAGGGACCTCACCCTCACTGACTAGGCCAGGTACGGTTAGAGCCCCAGGGACCTCGCCCTCACTGACAAGGCCAGGTACGGTTAGAGCCCCAGGGACCTCGCCCTCACTGACTAGGCCAGGTACGGTTAGAGCCCCAGGGACCTCGCCCTCACTGACAAGGCCAGGTACGGTTAGAGCCCCAGGGACCTCGCCCTCACTGACTATGCCAGGTACAGTTAGAGCCCCAGGGACCTCGCCCTCACTGACAAGGCCAGGTACGTTTAGAGCCCCAGGGACCTCGTCCTCACGGACTAGGCCAGGTACGGTTAGAGCCCCAGGGACCTCGTCCTCACGGACTAGGCCAGGTACGGTTAGAGCCCCAGGGACCTCGTCCTCACGGACTAGGCCAGGTACGGTTAGAGCCCCAGGGACCTCGCCCTCACGGACTAGGCCAGGTACGGTTAGAGCCCCAGGGACCTCGCCCTCACGGACTAGGCCAGGTACGGTTGTGCTGTGAGGAGAGGGCGCTTTTTTCCACTGTGATAAGGGCCAATGGAGAAAGTCTGTAGtcgttttctttgtgttttattgtgtttatcaCGTCTATCTTTCACTTTTACCCTTTGAAAATGTGACGCACGGTGGATCCAGGAGATGTTCTGAAGCACGGCCTCTGTTTCAGGGAGAAGCTGTACGAGGAGAAGCTTCGCCAGCAGCAGCAGGAGTTGAAGCAGCTCCATGAGGAGCGCCAGCGGCTGATGGAGATTCAGGACAAGATCCAGGACCTGCAGTGGGCCTGCCCCGACCTCCAGGTAAAAAGAAACACTTGTGTCCACAACACTTGCTCCTTCTAACCCGTCGTGGCCGGATGGCTTTATGTTGGGATTACGGCGTCCGTTCCAACTCTCCTGCTCCCCAGTCGTCGGTGTCTAGCAGCTCCGTGGGCCAGCAGGCCCTGATGAGGAAGCTCCCGGCTGCAGCTTCCACCCCGGCCCCTCCTCCCGCTCCGTCTGCACCGCCCAAAGCCGCTGCGTCCCCTGCCTCCGCCGCCGTGCTCAAACCCACCGCCCAGGCGTCCGCCTCGGTCACCGACAATGAGGTGAGTCTCTTGGATTTGGATCGGTTTTGGCAGGGCCGTCGATCAACGACGTCCGAGAGGGCTCGTACCACACAGCTCGCCAGAATCATCCGTGCTTTAACATTTGAGTTCGCCATTCGTTACCAAAGTCTGTCAGGTTAAACCGTAGCTTGACAGAATTGGCTACGGGGGAACTTGATGGAGCCGTGAGGGCCTTTATGTGCGGGTTCGACCCTGAAAACAACCTGTGTGCCTTAATCGTCCCCCAGCAGCTGTGGTGTGAGATGCGGCGCCACCAGATCCTTCGGGAGGAGCTGCGCCAGCGGAGGAAGCACCTGGAGTCCCTGATGGCCGAGCACCAGAGGAGGAGCGGCCTCAGCGACTCCCCCTATAGGCCGGAGGACCCAGAGGGAAACGCCGATGGCTCACAGCCGCTCAGCCGGGACGAGAGGTGAGATGGGGTTTcacctggattttttttttttctggatctAAAAGTGGGCTTATGTGGTGGGCGTGGCCAGGGGAGTGGCAGTAGGTGATGCTAGCCCATCACAGCAATGAATGTTTAGTCTCCTCCCACTGTTGATAATGCATCAGTTAAGGTCTGTGTCATTATACTGCCTGAATGCTGTTTGATGCTGCTGCTGTACCATATTTGACACATCCTTTTACATGTACTTAGACATCGTTCAGTCTCTGTTATCCACCTCTCACACTCCTCCCCAGGACCATGGCAACGTGGGGAGACTCCAGCCTCTGTCAGCTAGAGGAGGACGGCTATCCCTCCGAGACGGgcgctgaggaggaggaggaagaggaggaggaggaaggggcaGAGTCTAGCTCCAGTGACGACCAGCACCTATACTCCACTAGGAAGCAGCGATCATACAGCAATAGGAAACAACTTGGCAGGTCTGTTAGATGCGAGGACAcgttgtatttatttattttttacagtactgTCAATCAGTGGTAGTTCAATAAGGGGTCTCTATCTCCAGTCCTAGAGATGCCAGGTGTCCAGGCTTTTCCCTTAGGTTTATATTGATTTATGGTTATATCCAGTAATGCCTCTATTAAGGTCTTTCAGGCCTACCGAAGAACTGTGGCAGCAGTTTCTAATAACAATCCTTCTCACTGTCCAGTAAGCTCCTCAAGCCCCCCCGGCAGTTTGCGTCAGACGCCAGCGGCCGCCCGTTTCCCCGTGCTCAAGCCCGAGCCGCGGAACAACAGTCCCAGTCCAACGTCAGTGCCAGCGCGGCCGGTGCACGGCGCCAGGAGAACCTGCGCTGGGCCTCCGAGCTGTCCTTCCAGGAGGGCCCTGGCACCGGGGCCCGGTTGGCACCCCGTCCCTGGCAGGAGCAGGCGGCGGCGCTACAGAGGCAGCTGGACTTCAGCACTGGCATGTGTCAGACCCTTCTGCAGGACCAGCAGGTTGGTGTAGCGGTTGGCACCCTCTCTGACCATTTCATGTGCCCGATTTTGCCGTTTAGCAATCTGGCAagaggtgtttctgttgtaCCCGGTGACCTCCACCAAATCCAGTCCACCCTCAACCATTTAAAATATTCTAT contains:
- the pcm1 gene encoding pericentriolar material 1 protein isoform X3; the encoded protein is MATGGTSFDEQELHNWTVTNGSSLEDRLNNMDWGVQQKKANRSSEKNRKKFSAGGVTESRLTNDISPESTPGAGRRRARTPHSFPHVKYTTQMSVPDQAELDRLRQRINFTDLDERSIGSDSQGRVTAANNQRQLAAENKKPFNFLPLHVNTNKSREAPSASAPSTPSVVATAKKQSPGSVRREAFAPSLPGKDLPGLGRGAERLPPPSVDDGRDDPNIDSSQVVSKLVQIREYIGKASSMRDDLVEKNDIPANVERLSHLIAHLKEQERSYLRFLQKMLARENEEDEAGTMDSALGSGSLPESTSLNIEVRSSDASNATGRVAERSDQKEELENLRRQHELLKKMLEQQEQLRALQGRQAALLAMQHTSQHAVDDTVPTETTGSVSGLSITSELNEELNDLIQRFHNQLHDTQTKAVVPDNRRQAESLSLSREVCRSRSSQPPPRSSTASSSFLHPTALTSAPPALPSAASAKLTKLQELQDKKQTMDKILQELHSLRDQTLNNNSCRVAGEPLPSQQSLGLGSSSDRPSALYREPNGASAMRQDPSPSYRPSTHPQHEDAPADKLRKLKEVHKRLNELRELVQYYEQTSDMMVDTVNENVKEDDEEEDEEETEEDGSMLEAMFDSEQENRRPPVTNIRNPQHPGNWTDMNSLTNGRGGGGGGANNRSDGRLNTECEINNRSAAANLRSLNIPSAIECQYNSDRPYNQVKDHNHTDRRNDDDDALEDEERVPGRRGQDSEGSGSSQRSSLANDDADFAHKVHRLQTAKQKLRQLQELVAMVQSDDTDATTANEDESLRHQQPNNTRAAASSAAKSPRDLALTDKAREKLYEEKLRQQQQELKQLHEERQRLMEIQDKIQDLQWACPDLQSSVSSSSVGQQALMRKLPAAASTPAPPPAPSAPPKAAASPASAAVLKPTAQASASVTDNEQLWCEMRRHQILREELRQRRKHLESLMAEHQRRSGLSDSPYRPEDPEGNADGSQPLSRDERTMATWGDSSLCQLEEDGYPSETGAEEEEEEEEEEGAESSSSDDQHLYSTRKQRSYSNRKQLGSKLLKPPRQFASDASGRPFPRAQARAAEQQSQSNVSASAAGARRQENLRWASELSFQEGPGTGARLAPRPWQEQAAALQRQLDFSTGMCQTLLQDQQTLSYMLQTLLTGPYSALPNNLSSPQVHLVMHQLSQCYTQLAWQQNNVQRLKQVLSDMLLQQQQASSSGQQAPNQGSSSRESGGACPPLSPTSLFLPFPSSIPPSVNQALSLPPGFSGFSPLTGFNFNPLFPSAMGEFPQCVGAPTSSGQHQQQDPNTSVKTEYMSFPPPLQRSPLNTADKRPLRQDKSGCSRGHESGWLDVSQPPDPIAETPSAQRGANNGRPLTFDLVSQGSFSSTADPADPATVTKTFKAGRKASAQASLASRDKTPNSKRRSRRAKEQHKNPGPEAESDSVSSMADFVQERAPLPHRKRDQNQSLLDKLTQEKLDSKTKTGNKPNDLSSAYAWRTPFLSNRIACTEAPDASSDFSLFEALRETIYSEVATLISQNESRPHFLIELFHELQLLNTDYLRQRALYSLQDIVTRHLTEKNASEERPSSLGPVAWAAGSQSELTPSESLATSDADVSEKNVRVIKHNDPNKRRNDADSVDNESTLSTSSNLEPFANDDLGNTVIHLDKALARMREYERMKLKAELTLDTAAANAPEASANSSTSAAQLLAGAGGESGDVRCPQIDTQQLDRQIKAIMTEVIPFLKEHMDEVCSYQLLTSVRRMVLTLTQQNDESKEFVRFFHRQLGGILQDSLSKFTGRTLKDCGEDLLVEISEILFNELAFFRLMQDLDNNSRSVAATSQTRHRNNSRPPPKNNNQQVNQTHRNNQELKASEAEKSFSTLFLDEDKDQDETELREREEEANGGESKDSKSSEASEDDEGLPLSISLSKAETQALTNYGSGEDENEVEEMEEFEEGVPDVQTSLQASNDGGDQQGTIGNHETKSDPESSESNDVKSSKSESIEVVDSPEEEHDGEGAERRRPEGGSHTATASAGAINNQEVSDSQVFNSSSPDTESPVMINSDEVVSGNTSQKSDEEDFVKVEDLPMQLSVLCQEELQKRIVEEQRNNNLTAEILSGNTDTLDGLVGSGDTLREPETVGAQSA